Proteins from one Chroococcidiopsis sp. CCMEE 29 genomic window:
- a CDS encoding alkaline phosphatase family protein, with product MKKPVIAIGLDAADPSLLETWMSQGHLKNLRRLRAQGAYTRLNNLDYYRAETPLTTFLTGCLPEKTGYWAPVKLLEGTYDIEEIEAYDFTEYPPFYALGDDYRVAVFDMPHSTLSEQVNGVQVLAWGAHAPLTPSHSRPTQLLQELISQHGEHPALNKDYANCLNLTDLAKLQKALETGISRRSAICQDLLQREPWDLFLTLFGETHSAAHYLWHLSQPDHPLYPILGVRSPGDALLEVFEAVDQAIGEILAKAPEDAYVLVFATHGMGSNIMDLPSMLFLPELLYRFNFPGKFGIAPGKMGTTPKQPMTEGRARWGGWLGTVWGLKHESNPVKGFLRRNTPTKLFNRLEPLFGAAPQPDLVSFHQLQKQSDSLFYQPAIWYKPFWSQMKAFALPSFSEGYIRINLQEREPEGIVAPSEYDAFCDELSQQLYCLRDGRTGKPMVQKIIRTRQHATDRDPKLPDADLVVIWQEEHATDVVDSPDLGRIGPVPHHRTGSHRSQGFFMAQGSGIAPGSSLPVGHALDLAPTILKLMDAPIPEYCEGKPLLEVPASQLQPAY from the coding sequence ATGAAGAAACCTGTGATTGCGATTGGTCTGGATGCAGCCGATCCCTCATTACTTGAGACATGGATGTCTCAAGGACACCTGAAGAATCTGCGTCGTCTACGCGCGCAGGGAGCTTATACTCGCCTTAACAACCTTGACTACTACAGGGCAGAGACGCCATTAACGACTTTTTTGACAGGTTGCTTGCCTGAGAAGACAGGTTACTGGGCGCCCGTAAAACTGCTTGAAGGCACCTATGACATAGAAGAAATTGAAGCCTATGACTTTACCGAGTACCCACCGTTCTATGCCTTAGGGGATGACTACCGAGTAGCGGTATTTGACATGCCGCATTCTACACTTTCTGAGCAAGTAAATGGTGTACAGGTTCTAGCTTGGGGAGCGCACGCTCCCCTAACTCCCAGCCATTCTCGGCCTACACAACTCTTGCAGGAGCTAATTAGCCAGCACGGTGAGCATCCTGCACTTAACAAGGACTATGCAAATTGTCTAAACTTAACTGACTTAGCGAAGCTTCAGAAAGCCCTTGAGACGGGAATCTCCCGTCGCTCTGCCATTTGTCAAGACCTACTGCAACGAGAGCCATGGGACCTGTTTTTGACACTCTTTGGCGAAACGCATTCTGCAGCGCATTACCTGTGGCATCTAAGTCAGCCTGACCATCCCCTCTATCCGATATTAGGAGTTCGCTCCCCTGGTGACGCCCTGCTTGAAGTCTTCGAAGCTGTAGATCAAGCGATTGGGGAAATCCTGGCAAAAGCACCAGAAGATGCTTATGTCCTAGTTTTTGCTACCCACGGCATGGGCTCCAATATTATGGACCTCCCCAGTATGCTGTTTTTACCAGAGCTGCTCTATCGATTTAATTTTCCAGGAAAATTTGGGATTGCACCTGGAAAAATGGGGACAACTCCTAAACAGCCAATGACTGAGGGACGTGCAAGATGGGGAGGCTGGCTTGGAACGGTTTGGGGCTTGAAACATGAATCTAATCCGGTTAAAGGATTCTTGAGGCGAAATACACCGACTAAACTTTTCAATCGCCTAGAGCCTTTGTTCGGTGCTGCACCACAACCGGATCTTGTTTCTTTTCACCAACTACAAAAGCAGTCAGATTCGTTGTTCTATCAGCCAGCAATCTGGTACAAACCATTCTGGTCTCAAATGAAAGCATTTGCATTGCCTAGCTTTTCGGAAGGTTATATTCGGATTAATCTGCAAGAACGGGAGCCTGAGGGAATTGTGGCGCCATCGGAGTATGATGCCTTTTGTGATGAGCTGAGCCAACAACTTTATTGCCTTAGAGATGGTCGAACGGGCAAACCAATGGTTCAGAAAATTATTCGGACACGGCAACATGCAACGGATCGGGACCCCAAGTTGCCTGATGCTGACCTAGTAGTTATTTGGCAAGAGGAACATGCCACTGATGTTGTAGATAGCCCTGACCTCGGACGTATTGGTCCAGTTCCACATCATCGGACAGGCAGCCATCGCTCCCAAGGATTTTTCATGGCTCAGGGGTCAGGCATTGCTCCTGGTTCTAGCTTACCAGTCGGTCATGCTCTAGACTTAGCCCCCACAATCTTAAAGTTGATGGATGCACCAATTCCTGAGTACTGTGAGGGTAAGCCGCTATTGGAGGTGCCAGCATCTCAATTACAGCCAGCGTATTGA
- a CDS encoding sigma-70 family RNA polymerase sigma factor: MSVTQSCIYSDRLELLILYYRNPSIKLRNQLVELHAGLVRKMARQFSYQCTEPFEDLEQIGYLGLIHAIERFNPNRGYAFSSFAVAYIRGELLHFLRDRTGIVKIPRRWQEIYKQGQKVRQELTSTLGRPPKDSEIVQKLQVSAEEWQNSNLAAQNRITLSLDTTMIQHIDCPITLAEVLPDPHSNILQQQEEERQQLQGAISQLEEKVRIAVEFVFLKQLSCKETAKQIGTSPVTVTRYLKRGKEQLLFLLQSQVWQSGA, encoded by the coding sequence ATGTCTGTGACTCAGTCTTGTATTTATTCTGATAGATTAGAGCTATTAATTTTATACTATCGAAATCCCTCAATTAAACTTCGGAATCAACTGGTAGAATTACATGCTGGTTTAGTGCGGAAGATGGCTCGTCAATTCAGTTATCAATGTACTGAACCTTTTGAAGATTTGGAACAAATTGGTTATTTGGGTTTGATTCATGCCATTGAGCGTTTCAACCCCAATCGAGGATATGCTTTTAGTTCCTTTGCAGTTGCCTACATTCGGGGCGAGCTCCTACATTTTTTACGCGACCGCACTGGTATAGTAAAAATTCCCCGTCGATGGCAAGAAATCTATAAACAAGGGCAAAAAGTTCGTCAAGAATTGACTTCAACCTTGGGACGCCCTCCAAAGGATAGTGAAATTGTGCAGAAACTTCAGGTATCCGCTGAAGAATGGCAAAATAGCAACTTAGCTGCACAAAATCGCATAACTCTGAGTTTGGATACCACCATGATTCAGCATATTGATTGCCCAATAACTTTAGCTGAAGTGTTACCCGATCCGCACTCTAATATTCTCCAGCAACAAGAAGAAGAGCGACAACAACTGCAAGGGGCTATAAGCCAGTTGGAAGAAAAAGTTAGGATAGCAGTTGAGTTTGTGTTTTTGAAGCAACTTTCTTGTAAAGAAACTGCTAAGCAGATTGGCACCAGTCCGGTGACAGTAACACGATACTTAAAAAGAGGAAAGGAACAATTGTTATTCCTGTTGCAGTCGCAAGTTTGGCAATCTGGGGCATGA
- a CDS encoding HAD-IB family hydrolase, whose translation MKDPPSLQSLPTIAIFDFDGTLTDRDSFFPFLKVVVGPSRFWWGLFILSPVLVGYALHLVQNWRAKETVLAYFLSGLSEEKLQQLGQRFAAQKIPKLLRPEALQRLGWHQEQGHQIVLVSASLEAYLLPWAQTMGFDQVIGTQLEARAGLLTGRILQKNCYGREKVGRLRALLGDLSGYCVYAYGDSRGDRELLACVNYPYYRTFQDAVTVEPRGLPPRWVGGLILSVVVASALYLGIVLFSGADQFLAALNLLPFWLTPALLSLVLIGYCLRFVRWQWYLQQVGYQVPIGSSLRIFLASFALTASPGKAGESIKSLLLKRRHNIPVAPTLAGLFCERFTDALSVLLLICLSLFSVVQGRAVVAVGLVQLAIIIALQQPKLIKQILKPFTRWRRLHRIIENIENLIDSTSTLLKLNVLIGSTLLALLAWGLEGIGLYLIFHYLGAGSITLYQAVLIHTASSLMGALSLLPGGIGGTEALMISLSLFYGASQTASLTATLLIRLVTLWFAVAIGISALLWEQKRLC comes from the coding sequence ATGAAAGATCCACCTAGTTTACAATCACTGCCCACCATAGCAATATTTGATTTTGATGGTACTTTGACCGATCGGGACTCGTTCTTCCCGTTTCTCAAGGTGGTTGTAGGACCATCCCGGTTTTGGTGGGGACTGTTTATCCTCAGTCCCGTTTTGGTGGGATATGCCCTGCACTTGGTGCAGAACTGGCGAGCAAAGGAAACGGTATTAGCCTATTTCCTTTCAGGTTTGTCAGAGGAGAAACTGCAACAGCTAGGGCAACGCTTTGCAGCTCAGAAAATACCTAAATTGCTTCGTCCTGAGGCTTTGCAGCGTCTAGGTTGGCATCAGGAACAAGGACATCAGATTGTACTTGTTAGTGCTTCTTTGGAAGCTTACTTACTCCCTTGGGCGCAAACGATGGGGTTTGACCAGGTAATTGGCACTCAACTAGAAGCCCGAGCTGGTCTCTTGACGGGGCGAATTCTGCAAAAGAACTGCTATGGCAGAGAAAAAGTTGGCCGACTGAGAGCCTTACTAGGAGATCTAAGCGGTTACTGCGTATATGCCTACGGTGATAGTCGAGGAGATCGGGAATTGCTTGCCTGTGTCAATTATCCCTATTACCGTACCTTTCAAGACGCTGTAACAGTCGAACCTAGAGGATTGCCTCCTAGATGGGTTGGGGGATTGATTTTATCTGTTGTTGTGGCGTCGGCTCTCTATTTAGGAATTGTGCTGTTTAGTGGAGCCGATCAATTCTTGGCAGCATTAAACTTATTGCCCTTTTGGTTAACTCCAGCTTTGCTGTCGCTTGTCTTGATTGGCTACTGTCTGAGGTTTGTACGGTGGCAGTGGTATCTGCAACAGGTTGGCTATCAAGTGCCTATAGGCAGTAGCTTGCGGATCTTTTTGGCTAGCTTTGCTTTAACTGCATCTCCAGGCAAGGCAGGAGAATCTATCAAGTCGCTGTTACTCAAGCGCCGTCACAACATTCCCGTCGCACCAACACTAGCTGGGTTATTTTGCGAACGGTTTACAGATGCACTGTCTGTTCTGTTACTGATTTGTTTAAGCCTGTTCTCAGTTGTTCAAGGACGAGCTGTTGTAGCAGTTGGCTTAGTGCAACTAGCTATCATCATTGCACTACAGCAGCCTAAGTTAATTAAACAAATTTTGAAGCCCTTTACTAGATGGCGTAGACTTCACAGGATTATTGAAAACATAGAAAACTTGATAGATAGTACTAGTACTCTACTCAAGCTTAATGTTTTGATCGGTAGTACATTACTCGCTTTGCTAGCGTGGGGTTTGGAAGGAATAGGACTTTATTTGATATTTCACTATCTAGGAGCTGGGAGTATTACCCTCTATCAGGCTGTACTAATTCACACAGCATCAAGTTTAATGGGGGCACTATCTTTGCTGCCAGGTGGTATTGGTGGGACTGAGGCGCTGATGATCAGCTTATCTTTGTTTTATGGAGCAAGTCAGACTGCGAGTCTCACCGCAACGCTCCTAATTCGTTTAGTTACTCTATGGTTCGCGGTTGCAATTGGAATTTCAGCTTTGCTCTGGGAGCAAAAGAGGCTTTGCTGA
- a CDS encoding TolC family protein yields the protein MSSSPTSPHQLSLTEDSLDNLIQQSINADLWQQMKGKLPCLDATTECIAQLQAMADQQNPLLQEIDIRIKEISTKMAEAKAANKKSIDLSVLRPAVRVFLEPSYATQPNSGQRQFGPLEKIAQIFTSPVKIINEVLRAVGIPLFDSLLDSSNQKQERAIAISDLQVKLAEIQRGRAELGNQIKEKVALAVFDFDTSRREFQMAQKISQREAQSMQLADFEYRLGDSNSVTYLGQLANLDRSKAATGRAWASMRSQLAKIQLLVLGNLE from the coding sequence GTGTCCTCTTCCCCCACGTCTCCGCATCAACTGAGTCTAACTGAGGATTCGCTAGACAACTTGATTCAGCAGAGTATTAATGCTGACTTGTGGCAGCAAATGAAAGGTAAGCTACCGTGCTTGGATGCTACCACAGAATGCATTGCTCAGCTTCAAGCCATGGCTGACCAGCAAAATCCCCTTTTGCAAGAGATAGACATTCGCATCAAGGAAATCAGTACCAAAATGGCAGAGGCAAAAGCTGCTAATAAAAAATCGATTGACCTCTCCGTCCTGCGTCCCGCAGTCAGGGTGTTTCTAGAGCCAAGCTATGCGACTCAGCCCAACTCGGGTCAACGGCAGTTCGGACCCCTAGAGAAAATCGCTCAAATCTTCACCTCACCCGTAAAAATTATCAATGAAGTGCTTAGAGCAGTAGGTATTCCTCTGTTCGACAGCTTATTAGACAGCAGCAACCAGAAGCAAGAGCGAGCGATCGCCATCAGTGACTTACAGGTGAAGCTAGCGGAAATCCAGCGCGGACGGGCTGAACTAGGGAATCAGATCAAAGAAAAAGTTGCCCTAGCCGTTTTCGACTTTGATACATCCAGACGTGAATTTCAGATGGCGCAGAAAATTTCCCAGCGGGAAGCGCAAAGTATGCAGCTTGCAGACTTTGAGTACCGCTTAGGAGACAGCAACTCGGTAACATACTTAGGTCAACTAGCAAATCTTGACCGAAGCAAAGCTGCTACAGGACGAGCTTGGGCTTCCATGCGATCGCAGCTTGCCAAGATTCAGCTTTTAGTTTTGGGGAACCTAGAGTGA